In a genomic window of Lathamus discolor isolate bLatDis1 chromosome 4, bLatDis1.hap1, whole genome shotgun sequence:
- the RELT gene encoding tumor necrosis factor receptor superfamily member 19L has protein sequence MKRRGMRWWLVTVLGVLSSRGAGAGSCGPREHGTPGCAPGEEPTGECGSVGMCRACPPGTFSRGDTSCSAHTRCRDGNRILVAPGTAGTDSQCGSCLPGFYSPEGEKKPRGRCLPCASAPRSTPGCQGRRRARSPEALEQPVGTNGTWVALMGEEEEEEAAAAQAAVLTIVPVFCAMGLLGILVCNLLKRKGYYCTTSKEPQPGATGPSSIYQLEDANEDTIGVLVRLITEKKENAAALEELLKEHHSQQPPGCTPPDKLHLLPQFPPACQHQQHLHTVQGPAPCARCSQKWPEVRPPLGATKGPKPGGRPSEVTILSVGRFRVSRIPEMRSEAGGEPHHGPLPTGSGMWLRSTDGPPKLAPGLGAASGGR, from the exons ATGAAGAGGAGAGGGATGCGCTGGTGGCTTGTCACTGTCCTGGGG GTGCTGAGCAGCCGTGGTGCAGGGGCCGGGAGCTGCGGTCCCCGGGAGCACGGGACCCCAGGATGCGCGCCCGGAGAGGAGCCCACTGGG GAATGTGGCTCCGTGGGGATGTGCCGAGCTTGTCCCCCCGGCACCTTCTCCCGGGGGGACACATCCTGCTCCGCTCACACCCGCTGCCGGGATGGGAACAGGATCCTGGTGGCTCCGGGGACCGCGGGGACCGACAGCCAATGCGGATCCTGCCTGCCGGG GTTTTACAGCCCTGAAGGGGAGAAGAAGCCCCGGGGCCGGTGCCTGCCCTGCGCCAGCGCTCCCCGCAGCACCCCGGGGTGCCAAG GCCGGCGGCGAGCCCGCAGCCCTGAAGCACTGGAGCAGCCGGTGGGGACCAACGGGACATGGGTGGCTCTGatgggtgaggaagaggaggaggaggcagcagcagcacaggcagccgTGCTGACCATCGTCCCGGTCTTctgtgccatggggctgctgggCATCCTGGTCTGCAACCTGCTGAAGAGGAAGGGTTACTACTGCACCACCAGCAAGGAGCCCCAGCCCGGAGCCACCG GTCCCAGCTCCATCTACCAGCTGGAGGATGCCAATGAGGACACCATCGGGGTGCTGGTGCGGTTGATCACTGAGAAGAAAG AGAACGCTGCAgcgctggaggagctgctgaaggagcatCACAGCCAACAGCCACCGGGCTGCACCCCCCCAGATAA gctgcacctcctgcctcagtttccccccgcctgccagcaccagcagcacctgcaCACAGTGCAGGGCCCAGCGCCGTGCGCCCGCTGCAGCCAGAAGTGGCCCGAGGTGCGGCCACCGCTCGGTGCCACCAAGGGCCCCAAACCCGGGGGTCGGCCCAGTGAGGTCACCATCCTCTCTGTGGGCAG GTTCCGGGTGTCCCGCATCCCGGAGATGAGGAGTGAAGCAGGGGGTGAACCCCACCATGGACCCCTGCCCACCGGCAGTGGGATGTGGTTGAGGAGCACTGATGGCCCCCCCAag CTGGCACCAGGCCTGGGGGCTGCCTCAGGGGGACGGTGA